TCGCTATGAGCCTCAACAACTTGGGCGCCATGTTGATTGGACCGGAAAGGGAGGAGGCGCTGGCGGTGACGAGGGAGGCCGTCGAAACCTACCGAGCCCTAGCGGAGCGCAACCCGGACGCTTTCCAACCCTACCTCGCTGTAGGTCTCAACAACCTGGGTGCCAGGTTGGGCGAACAGGGAAGAAGCGAAGAGGCGCTTGAGGTGGCGAGGGAGGCCTTCGAACTCCATCGCTCCCTGGCGGAGCGCAACCCGGATGTTTTCCGACCCTACCTCGCTGTAAGCCTCAGCAGCCTGGGTGCCAGGTTGAGCGAACTGGGACGAAAGGAGGAGGCGCTGGATGCGACGAGGGAGGCTGTCGAACTTCGTCGAGCCATGGCGGAGCGCAACCCGGACACCTTCCGGCCTAACCTTGCCAAGAGCCTCAATGACCTGGGCGCGAGGTTGAGCGAACTGGGAAGAAGGGAGGAGGCACTGGAAGCGACGAGGGAGGCTGTCGAACTCCGGCGAGCCATGGCGGAGCGCAACCCGGATGCCTTCCGGCCTGACCTCGCTGTAAGCCTCAACAGCCTGGGCGCGAGGTTGAGCGAACTGGGAAGAAGGGAGGAGGCACTGGAAGCGACGAGGGAGGCCGTCGAACTCCGGCGAGCCCTGGCGGAGCGCAACCCGGATGCCTTCCGGCCTGACCTCGCCATGAGTCTCAACAACCTAGGCAGCATGTTGAGTGAACAGGGAAGAAGGGAGGAGGCGCTCGCCACAGCGGAAGAGGCCATCGAACTGCTTTGGCCCTTCTTCGAACAACTGCCGATTGTTTTTGAGGAAGGTATTGGGCTCATACTCCAACTCTTGCTGGAACTTCACGAATCCCTCCAGCGCTCAATCCCTTCAGTACTGCAGGAACGTATTGCGATCTTCAGGCGCGGTACAAAACCTTGATCGTCCAATCTTATCGTCGAGCAGGTACTGGGCGTTGCTCTCTGCTGGATGTCCTGTTGAAGATTCGGAACGACATGCTGCAAGGCCGGATTGAAATGCATCTCGGCGAAACCAACATCCATCGGCTGGTGGGATTCGTCGATGGCTACAGGTCATGTCTGGTCGACCATGGTACCGATGACCTGGATTTCGGGCGTTTCTGTGAGTGGCTCAGGTCGGTCAAGGAGGAGTTTCCAGATGAGGGCTGGGCCGCGAAGTATCTACGGGACTGCAATGGCGACCATCTGGCCGCCATCAAGAAGTTCCTGGACCTCGTTGCTGAGTTCGTCGAGACCGAGGGCAAGACGTCTCACGGCTTGTAGCTCTGGATGCGGGACTCGGGCACGCGTCTGGCCATGCGCTCCATGGTGCTGGCCACCTCGTTGAGGATGCGCTCCTTGTCGAGCGTGAGGTGACGGCGCTCGCGCATGAGGACGCGGCCCTCCACCATGACGGTGTGCACGTCGCTGGCTCGCGCGCTGTACACCAGCCCAGCCGCGAGGTTGTGCGGCGGCTGCCAGTGTGCGCCCCTCGTGTCCACGAGGATGAGGTCCGCCTGGTAGCCGGGCGCGAGCTTTCCAATCCGATCTCCCATCCCCAACGCCGCCGCGCTGCCCCGCGTGGCGATGTCCAGCGCCTCGGGAATGGGCAGCACCTCCGGGTCCATCGCCTCGTGCTTCTGCATCATCGTCATGAGGCGCAGGCTCTCGAAGATGTCGAGCGTGTTGTTGCTGACCGCGCCATCCGTCGCCAGGCCCACCGCGATTCCGGCCTTGCGCAAGGCCCGGATGGGCGTCATTCCCATCGCCAGCTTGAGATACGTCTTCGGCGCATGGGCAATCCCCACGCTCGCGCGGTGTTTCTCCAGCAGTTCAATGTCCTGGGGCAACAGGCCGCAGCCGTGGGCGATGAGCGTGGGCACGCCGAGCACCCCCGTGTCCTTGAGTACCTGGATGGGCGTCAGCCCCCGCTTCTCCAGGCTGGCGTTCGTCTGGTTCATCTCCTCGGCGGCGTGGATGTGGATGCCAATGCCGAGCCGGTTGGCGTGTCCGGCGGAGGCGCGCAGGAAGCCGTCATCGCAGGTGTAGGGCGCATGCGGGGCCATGCAGGTGGTGATGCGGCCCCCGGCGCCGCCCCTCCAGCGCTCGGCGAACGCGGCCGTCTCCGCGAGCACCTTGTACCCATTGCTGCCGAACACCGCCCAGCCCAGGTGCGCCCGGGTGCCAGCCTCCTCCACCGCCTGGGCCACCCGGTCCATGTGGAAGTAGTGGTCCGCCACCGTGGTGACGCCCCCTTCGATCATCTCGAGCAGGCCCAACTGCGCGCCCCAGTAGACGTCCGCCTCGGTGAGGTTGCTCTCCAGGGGCCAGATGAACTCGTTGAACCAGCGCTCGATGGGCACGTCCTCGGCCAGCCCGCGGAAGAGCACCATGGGGACGTGGGCGTGGGTGTTGATGAGCCCGGGCATGGCGAGCATCCGCTGCCCCTCGAGCACCGTGACTCCCGCCTCCAGCGGCCCTCCGGTGGGGCGGAGCTCCGCGATGCGGCCGCCGCGCACCAGGATGTCCTGATTCCGGGCGATGGTGAGTGAGCCACTCGCGTCCGGTACGAGCGCGTGACAATCGCGGATGCAGGTGTCCGTCATCGAGGGCCTCTCTTGTCCCGGTGCGTCAGGCCCCGGAAGTCGCGGGTATTCGCGCGCCCGAGTGTAGGCACACCCGCCCGGGCGGCTGGGGAGAACCTTCCTCGGGCGGGTCGGGTTTTGTTCCCCGTGTGAATGGCGGGTAGGGGGGCCCCGGGTTAGATTGCGGCCGCCGTGCCCGAGAACTCCCCGCCCCCCGATTCCGCCCTCGATGGGGGCGACAACACCGTCATCCGCCCCTCGGCCTCCTCCCCCCAGGAGCCCTCCTCGGGGCCGCTCTTCGCCGGACGTTATGCCCTCGTGCGCATGCTCGGCCGGGGGGGCATGGGCACGGTGTACCAGGCGCGCGACAGCCTCGTGGGTGACGTGGTGGCCCTCAAGACGCTGGAGCTCGGCAAGGACGCCGGCCCGGACGCCCTCGAGCGCTTCACCCGCGAGGTCCGGCTCGCCCGCCGCATCACCCACCCCCACGTGGCGCGCATGCACGACCTGGGCACCCACGAGGGCCAGGCCTTCCTCACCATGGAGTTCGTCGAGGGCGAGGACCTGCGCGCGCTGCTCGCCCGGGAGCGCCCGCTGGCCGCGTCCCGCGCCGCCCGCATCGCCCTGGCCATCTGCGAGGGGCTGGCCGCGGCCCATGCCGCCGGGGTGGTGCACCGCGACCTCAAGCCCGCCAACATCCTCATCGAGTCCGGGGGCCGTGTCGTCCTCACCGACTTCGGCATCGCCCGGGCGGTGGCGGGCGAGGCGGCCTCGCGCACCATGGGCACCGTGGGCACTCCCATGTACATGGCGCCGGAGCAGGTGTCCGGCGATCCCGTGGACGCGCGCGCGGACCTCTACGCGGTGGGGCTGCTGCTGTACGAGCTGCTCACCGGCGAGGTGCCCTTCTCCGGGGACACGCCATGGGCCGCCGCCATGGCCCGCCTGCGCCACGCCCCTCCGGATCTGCGCCAGCGCGCCACCATCCCCCCGCCGCTCGCCGAGCTGGTGCACCGCTGCCTCGGCCGTGCTCCCGAGGAGCGGCCGGCGAGTGCGCTCGAGGTGGCCGGGGCGCTGCGGGACTGGCTCGTCAGCGTGGGGGAGCCCACCCTGTCGGGTCCCCCCACCCTCGGGCCGGTGACGGGGGGGCACACCCCCGCGCCCCTCACGTCCACGTCCGCCACGCGCAACACGCCCCGCACCACCACGCCGGTGCCCAAGCAGGGCGTGGCCCTCCTCCCGCTGCGCTTCCAGGGCCCGCGTGAGTCCGAGTACCTGGGCGACTCGCTGACCGAGGCGCTCATCGACCAGCTGTCCCGGGTGCGCGGGCTGCGCGTGCCCGGCACCGGCGTGACGGCGCGCTTCCGCAACGAGCGCGACCCGCGGACCGTGGGGCGCGAGCTCGGGGTGGAGCTGGTCGTGGAGGGGACGGTGCAGAGCGCGGGCCCCTCGGTGCGCGTCTCCGTCCGGTTGCTGGAGGCGCAGTCCGGCACCCAGGTGTGGAGTGGCCGGTTCGAGTACGCCTCCACCGACGCCTTCGAGCTGACGGACCGGTTGGTGCCGCGCATCGCCGAGGAGCTGCGGTGCGAGGCGGTCCTCTCGGCCTGGCGCACGAGCGTCCCGCCCGAGGCCGTGGCGTTGTACCGCCAGGCGGATTCCCTGCTGCACGGCGCCTTCCGGGGAGGCCATGACGGAGGCCCCCTGGCGCTGCTCGAGTCGTGCCTGGAGCTGGCGCCGGACTTCCTGCCGGCCGTGGCGCTCCATGCCATCGCGAGCCTGCGTGCGATGTTCATGGGCGTGAAGGACGCCCAGCGGGACGCCGCCGCGATCGCGCGCGCCAGCGTGGACCGGGCCCTGCGGCTGGCGCCGGAGCAGGCCGTGACCCATCTGGCCCGGGCGATGCTCGCCGCCCAGTCGGGTGACTGGCGCACGGCGGTGACGTCCCTGCGCACGGCCCTGGATATCGCGCCCTGCCATGCGCCCACGCTGCAGTACCTGGGGAGCCTGCAGTGCGAGGCGGGCCGCGCGGACGAGGGGCTCGTGCGGCTGCGTCTGGCCTACGACTTGTCGCCCACGCTGGTGTCGTCGCTGTTCGAGCTCGCCCGCTGCAGCGCGCTGCGCGGACAGATGGAGGACTACCGGTGGGCGATGGATCGGCTGACCGCGTCGCCGCTGCTCCGGACCGCGGCGGAGTCGCTGCGCGTCCGCGTCGCCGGGTGGACCCGGGACGTGGAGGAGCTGCGGCGGACCAAGGCCGAGGTCGCCGCGGATCCGGACTACATCGCCACCATGGTGGGCCGTTATGCCAGCGCGGTGCTGGGCGAGATAGATGCGCTCGAGTTGCTCCCCATGTTCGAGGAGGCGCTCTCCCAGACGAACAGTCCGCGGTTCGCCTCGCTGCTGTGCCAGCTCGCCACCGAGGTCCTGGGCCTCTGTGGCAAGACGGAGGTCGCGCTGGGGTACTTCCGGCGGGCCGCGGAGACGGCGCTCATCGACCTGGAATGGATAGACCGCTGCCCGGCGCTCGTGCCGCTCCGGTCGTTGCCGGGTTTCGCCGAGGGGCGGCGTCTGGTGCGCGCCCGCATCGAGGCCATCTGGCACGCGTGAGGGGAGCCCTCACGCCAGCTGCGTCTCGAACGGGCCGCGCAGCCCCGAGCGGAAGAGGAGCAGGAAGAGGGCGGTGGGAATGGCGCAGACGATGAGCACGGGCACCGCGACCTCGCTGCCCACCGGCTCGCCGAGGAGGAGGGCGGCGGCGAACAGCCACGCCAGCCCGCAGGCGGACAGGCCGATGCCGCCCAGGCCCAGCTTGAGCCAGGAGAAGAAGGTGCGCTCGGGCTCGCGAGGCGGATGGGTGGACAGCCGCACCTGCGCGACGCCCAGCTCCGCGGAGATGGTGGGGGTGCCCATGCCTTCCACGGCCAGCTGGGCGGGCTCCTCCACCAGCAGCCGCTCCTCCACCCTGAATCGCCGGGTCACCAGCGAGGTGCCCAGGAGGATCTGCTCCCGCTGGAGCCCCTTGTAGAGGCCTCGGCCCCAGCCCACCGAGGTCAGCAGTGCCGGCAGCGCGAGGAGGGCGAAGCCCGTCTCCGTCATCAGGAAGGTGTCATAGGCGCCGTGCAGGAGGATGGCCCAACCCAGTCCGGCGGCCAGCAGTCCGAAGCGCTGGGCCTCGTCCGCGGCGAACCGGGCCCGGCCCAGGAAGGCGCCCATGATGACGCCGGTGAAGGCATGTTGCGGCACGGCGGTGAGGGCGCGCAGCACCGCCACCCCCAGGCCCCCGTCCCCCACGTAGAGGATGTTCTCCAGCGTGGCGAAGCCGAGGGACGCGGTGGTGCCGTACACCACGCCGTCCAGCGGCTCGTCGAAGGCGGGCTTGTTCCACACGTACCGGCGCAGCACCAGGTACTTGAAGAGCTCCTCGGGGATGGCCGCGCCGAGGAAGGCCCGCACCAGCGCGGTGCTCCACACGCCCGTCTCCCACGCGCGCCCCAGCGACTCCAACCACATCGCCACCGGCACCACCGGCACGCAGATGGCCGCTCCCAGCAGGAACGTCTTGAGCAGGAGCCCGCGCGGCTCCGGGTTCCTGTCCCTGGCGTAGACGTACCAGAGCAACAGCAGGGAGGGGACGACGGCCGAGCCCCCCAGCATGAGCGGCGTGGACATGGCTCCCACCGTAACAGAGCCTCCCTGGCCCTCGCACCGGCCGCTCCCGCTCGCTGGGCGTGTGAGGCCTTTTCCCTGGGTGCGCGCGCCCCCGAAGAAGGCCTGCGTCGTGCTTTCTCCCCCTACCTTCGCCCGCCGTACCGGGTTACCCTTATGGCCATCACCTCGCCCACCTGCCGGAAGGGAGTTCATGGACACGCCTGTCCCCGCTCAGCCGCTGCAGCTCGGTACAGACGAGGAGCTCAAGTGGCGCCTGTCGCTGATCTCACCGGACGACCTCATGCGGGGGCTCTTCCACAACAGCCTGTTGGACCTGGTCCGGCGGCTGGAGGGTGACGAGGCCGTCAAGCAGTGCCTGGAGGTGTGTGGAGAGGCGCGCTTCCTGGACTTCTTCAACTACGCCCACCACACGTACATCAAGCTGCTCTACGCGTCGGCACAGCGGCTGAGTGACAGGTTCGGCGGCTTCGAGCGGGCGATGTGGGAGATTGGCTACGAGGGAGGGATATCCTTCTACGCGTCCGCGGCGGGCAAGGTGCTCATCCTGATGGCGCAGGGAGATCCGCGGCGGCTGCTCAGCAACATCCCCACGGGCATGCAGACGGCGTCCAAGCACGTGGAGCTCAAGGTGACGCTGACGGGGCCGCGCAGTGGTGTGCTCGTCAAGCACGAGGTGATGCCCCGGCAGCACACCGAGGGCGGGCTCCAGGCGATGTGCGAGGTGGCGAAGGTGAAGGGCGCCAAGGTGACCTCGCGCGCGCTGACCCCCACCGACAACGAGTACGAGGTGACCTGGGAGTGAAGGGGTGGGGGGCTGGGCAACCCGGCCCGACTTCCGCTATGGGGCGGGACGTGATGCGAGCCGTCTTGTTGCTCCTGCCCGTCCTGCTCGCCACGGGGTGCGGGTTGACCACCCAGGTGCGCCCCGTGCCCCGCGGCACCGTGCAGCTCGAGGGCTCCCTGGGCGGACCCCTCGTGCGCCTGGGGCCCGTGATTCCCGTGCCGCTGAGCGCCGTGGGCGCCCGCTATGGCGTGGCCGAGCGCGTCGACGTGGCGGCCCATGTGCACCTCACCTCGCTCACCTTCGGGGTGGCGGGCCTGGACGTGGGCGGCAGCTGGCTGGCGCTCGCGCAGGACGGCGCGGTGCCGGCCCTCTCCCTGGGTGGACGCCTCTATGGCTTCACCAGCGTGCTGGCCTCGCGGCAGGCCCCCCCGCGCGCCTACCTCGAGGTGGCGCCCACCGTCAGCTACCTCCTGGGCGGGCGCTTCCTCTCCTATGCCTCGGCCACCGGGCTGGTGCAGCTGGCGGGCGGGCCGCCCCTGCTGTCGCTGGCGGTGGGCGAGGAGGTCCGGCTGGCCTCGTGGGGCGTGCAGCTGGAGCTGCGCTGGTACCAGCCGGATTACGCCACCCGCTTCAACGCGGCGAACTGGCAGGGGGTGGGCGGCATGGGCGCGCTGGGCGCTTTGCTGGGTGTGCGCTACCGCTTCGGAGGTGACGAGGAATGAGCCGCCGTCTGCTGGCCGTCGGGTTGTTGTGCGCCGGGGTGGGGGTGGGGGCCTGTTATGACCTGGATCCCTTCCTCTACAGCCGCACGCGCGTGGACCACTACACGCTGCCCGCCGAGGGCGAGACGCCCGAGGAGACGGTGTCTCCCGAGCAGATAGAGCCGGTGGAACTGGTGGTGGACGGCCAGGTGCGGCTGGGGGCCGCGTATGTGAAGTCCTCGCAGCAGCCGCCCCGGGCCTACGTGCTCTATTTCCACGGCATCTGCTGCAATCTGAACCAACACATCTCCCGGCCCAAGGGCCTGGCCAACCTCGGCTACGACGTGCTCGTCTTCGACTACCGGGGCTGGGGCACCTCCACCAACCTGGAGCCCACCGAGCCGGGCCTGCTCGCGGACAGCCAGGCGGCGCTCGCGTGGCTCTCCGCGCGGGCCGGCGTACCCGCGGACCGCATCCTCTATTACGGGCGCTCCTTCGGCACGGCGGTGGCCTCCCAGCTCGCGGCCCACGAGCCGCCCGCGGCGCTCGTCCTCGAGTCTCCCTTCAGCTCCGTGCAGGGGCTGGTGCGCGACTCCAGCAACATGGACCTTCCCGCGGGCTTCTTCGCCAAGGGCTCCTGGGACACCGAGGCCCGGGTGGCCTCCCTCCAGGGCGTGCCCCTGCTGCTGCTGCACGGCACCGCCGACGACTTCATCCGCCCCGAGTTCTCCGAGCACCTCTACTCCGTGGCCCACGAGCCCAAGCAGCTCGTCCTCGTGGAGGGCGCGGACCACGACTCCGTCCCCCAGCGCATGGGGGTGGACTACGCACGTACCTTGGGCGCGTTTCTGGAAGGCACGCGCACCCGTCCCTGAACGGCACCCCACACTCCCGCATTCCAACGCGTCATCAAGGCGATATTCCGGCGTTACCTGGATGGGCGTCTTGACAGCCTGTTTTTATTATCCAGGCACTCCCGTTGGAAAAACATGTTTGCCCGTCTTGCCCTGGACGTCTGTGTTCAGGAGCGGGAGTGGTGGCCATTCGTCTGCGCAGAGGGGATGGGGTGTTAATGTATTCGTATAGCCATACGAGAATCTGGAGTGGCATCCGCAACCGGATGCTGATGGCGTTGAGCGTGCTGTGGGTGGCGGCGTGCGGCGGAGAGTTGCCGCCGGAGGCGGAGAGCGAGAGTCCGCGGCCGGTGGCGCCCACGGCGGTGAGCACGCGTCCGCAAGGCGTGGGCAGCACGAACAAGGTCCTCATCCTGGCCAGCACGGTGACGTCGGGCGTCAACAGCGTGGAGGCGGTGGCCGCGCGCAGCCTGGGCTACACGGTGGACGTCGTGTCCGACGCCGCCTGGAGCGCGAAGAGCTCGGCGGACTTCGCGGGCTATCGCGCCATCATCCTGGGAGACGCCACCTGCAGCAGCAGCCGGACGCTCATCGCCGCGGCGGAGAACACCCGGGGTGTCTGGGGCCCGGTGGTGGACGGCAATGTCGTCATCATGGGCACGGATCCCGTCTTCCACGGCAAGGACCAGGTCACCAAGAACGCCGTCCGGTTCGCCGCCGCGCAGGAGGGCAAGACGGGCGCCTATATCAACCTGAGCTGCTACTACCACGACACGAAGCCCGGGACGCCGGTCACGGTGCTGGAGCCGTTCGGCGCCTTCACCGTGGCGGGCGTGGGCTGCTACGACGACGCCCACATCGTGGCCACGCATGAAGCGCTGTCGGGCCTGTCGGACGCGCTGCTCTCCAGTTGGGTGTGCTCCGTGCACGAGGCCTTCGACAGCTACCCGGCCGCCAACTTCACCCCGCTCGTCATCGCGAGGGATCCGGTGTACGGCGCGCGCCTGCCGGGCTCGAAGGACTTCGCGGACGGCTCGCGCGGCGTGCCCTACATCCTGGCCCGGGGCGCCATCCCCGTGCGCTGTGGTGACGGCGTGGTGCAGTACCCCGAGGAGTGTGACACCGGCGAGCGCAACGGCGTGCCGGGCACGGCCTGCTCGTCCGTGTGCCGCCTGCACTGGTGCGGTGACGGCACGGTGGATCCGGGCGAGCAGTGCGACACCGGCGCGGCCAACGGCTCCGGCGCGTGCAGCGCGTCCTGCCGCTCCGTCGCCGTCAGCCGGGCTCCGGTGGCGAAGTGCAAGGACCTGACCCTGACGGCCGGCGGCTCCGTCTGCTCCGCGACTGGCTCCATCGATGACGGCTCGTATGACCCGGATGGGGACCTGGTGGGCTGCAGCCAGACGTCGGTCGACTTCGGAGCGGGCGTCACCACCGTGACGCTGCGCTGCAAGGACCTGACGGGCCTGGAGTCCTCCTGCACGGCGACGGTGACCGTCGTCGACACCACGGCTCCGTCCATCTTCTGCCCGGAGAACGTGCTGGCCGAGTGTGTCGAGGGCGGTGCGAGCGTGGATCCGGGCGTGGCGTCCGGAACCGACAACTGCGGCGCGGTGACCTATTCGAGCAGCCCGGGAGCCGGCAGCTTCCCGGTGGGCAGCACCCCCGTGACGCACACCGGCCGGGACGCCTCCGGCAACGTGGCTACCTGCACCAGCCGCGTGACGGTGGCCGACACCCAGGCTCCCGAGGTGGCGGTGGTGGGCTATGCCTCGGTGAGGCTCGAGTGCGGCAAGCCCTACGTCGAGACGGGCGCTGCGGCCTTCGACAGCTGCTACGGCGACCTGAGCCACGCGGTGACGGTGTCTGGCTCCGTCAACATCCGCGTGCCGGGCACGTACACGCTCACCTATACGGCGAAGGACGCGGCCGGCAACGTGGGCACCGCCTACCGCACGGTGATTGTTGTCCCGGGCGCCTCCGGCCTGTGCGAGGACCGGCACGGCGGGTGGATCCTCACGGGCAGCATGGCCCTGCCGAGGATGCTGCACACCGCCACGAAGCTGGACGATGGCCGGGTGCTGGTGGCCGGTGGCTTCAACACCACCTCGGAGCTGTACAACCCGGAGACGAAGACGTGGTCCGCCACGGGCAACACGCTGGGCGCGCACCGCGGCCACACCGCCACGAAGCTGGAGGATGGCCGGGTGCTCATCGCGGGCGGCGGCGTGTGCCCCATCACCAGCGCCACCGCCGAGCTGTACGTCCCGGCCCTGGGCAAGTGGAAGCCCGCGGGCATCCTCAACACCCAGCGCTACCACCACACCGCCGTCCTGCTGCCCGATGGCAAGGTGCTGGTGGCCGGTGGCCGCGCCGGTGAGTTCGACGGCGACACGCTGGCCTCCGCCGAGCTGTATGACCCGGCCACCAACACCTGGTCCTACACGGGCAGCCTGAACACGGCCCGCGCCTTCCACACCATGACCCTGCTGCCCAACGGCAAGGTGCTGGTGACGGGTGGCCACGATGCCTCCGACGGCTTCATCTCCTCCGCGGAGCTGTATGACCCGGCCACGGGCACGTGGACGGCCATGGCGGCCATGGGCACGGGCCGCGCCTCGCACACGGCCACCCTGCTGCCCAACGGCAAGGTGCTGGTCGCGGGTGGCTCGGGCCTCGACGTGGCGCTGAGCGCGTCCGCCGAGCTGTTTGACCCGGCCACCGACAGCTGGTCCGCCACGGGCAGCATGCTCTCGCCGCGCCGGTTCCACACCGCCACCCTGCTGCCGGATGGCCGCGTGCTGGTGGCCGGTGGTTACCACCAGTTCACGGGCATCCAGACGGCCTCGGACCTCTACAACCCGGCCACGGGCACGTGGAGCAAGACGGCGGCCATGAACGTGGACCGCTACAAGCACACCGCCACCCTGCTCGACAACGGCACGGTGCTCGCGGTGGGCGGTGTGAGCAACCACGACCAGGCGTCGGCCGAGTACTACGACCTGGACGAGCTGTAATCCGAGTGACGCTCGCCAGGGGGCCGGGGGGCATTGGCTCCCCCCGGTGATGCACTCCCTGGCGTGGCGGGCTTTCCCGCGGGGGGCGCGAGGCTTCCGGGAGATTCCCGGGCCCCGTGCCCCCTGTGTCTTTTGGGGCATGGCCCCCGGCGGTGGTGCACCCGTGAAGGGAGGGAGCGGATGGCTCATCGGTCCATGGCGGGAGGGTGGTGCCTGGTGCTCGCGTTGGTGGCGGGGAGCACCTTGCCGGCGCGAGCGGAGGGCACGCCGCACCCGGGGTGCCGTCCTCCCGGGGTGCTCGGGGACGTGGCTCCGGGGACGGGCGGTGCGTCGCCCGGCTCCTTCCTGCGCATCGGCGGGACGGTCTACTTCGTCGCGGATGATGGGGTGCACGGCACCGAGCTCTGGAAGAGCGACGGGACGGAAGCGGGCACGGTGCTGGTCAAGGACCTCCAGCCCGGGCTGGCCGGCGCGAATCCTGGCTTGCTGACCGAGCTGAACGGGGTGCTGCTCTTCATCGCGAACGACGGCACCCACGGCTTCGAGCTGTGGCGGAGCGATGGGACGCCCGCGGGCACGAGGATGGTCCGGGAGCTCAACGCCGGGCGGGAAGGGGGCAACGCCACGGACCTCGTCGTCCTGGGCGGGAAGGCCTGGCTCGCCACCGCGGACCACCTGACGGGCCGGGAGCTCTGGGTGACGGACGGGACGTTCGACGGCACGCGGCTCGTCAAGGACCTCCACCCCGGTCCGGGGACCTCCATCGCCGCCCGGTCCATGCGGGCGGTGGGCAATACCCTCTTCTTCGTCGCCGATGATGGGACTCATGGCTTCGAGCTGTGGAAGAGCGATGGGACGGAGGCGGGCACGGTGCTCGTCAAGGACATCGCGCCAGTGGGCGCCAGCGCCTACCCCGGGCGGTTGACGGTGGTGGGGGACACGCTCTTCTTCACCGCCAACGATGGCACCACCGATGACGACCTGTGGCGGAGCGACGGCACGGAGGCGGGCACGGTGCGCGTCACGGAGCTCTTCGGCAAGCCGTTGCACCCGGCGCCCGAGGAGCTGACGGCGGTGGGCGGCAGGCTCTTCTTCCGCCTGGACGACGAGGTGCATGGCCCCGAGCTCTGGGTGAGCGACGGGACGTCTGGTGGCACGCGGCTCGTCAGGGACCTCCACCCGGGGGCCACGGGCTCGAATCCCCACGCCTTCGCGGGGCTGGGGGACACGCTCTATTTCGCCGCGGACGATGGCCTGGGGGGAGTGGAGCTGTGGAAGAGCGATGGGACGGAGGCGGGCACGGTGCGGGTCAAGGACCTCCGCGCTGGGAGCGAGGGCGCGTCCCCCGGGGAACTGACGGTGGCGGACGCGAGGCTCTTCTTCACGGCGGACGATGGCACCGGGGCCACGCTCTGGGTGAGCGACGGGACGGAGGCGGGGACGCGGGCGGTGGACGCCCCGGGGGCCGAGCCACGGGTGCTGACGTACACGGGCGGCACCCTCTACTACTCCGCGAATGACGAGGCCCGGGGGCGGGAGCCGTACGCCCTGTCCCCGGCCTTCCTGGGAGACTGTACGCCGCCGGAGCTCACCTGCCCGGCGGACGTGGAGGCCGCCGCCACGGGCCCTGGAGGCGCGGTGGTCCACTACGCGCCCGCGCGGGCGACGGACACCTCCTCGGACATCACGCTCGGCTACAGCACGCCGTCTGGCGCCACCTTCCCTCCGGGAGACAACCCGGTGCGTGTCTCGGCGTCCGACACGGCGGGCAACACGGCGAGCTGCACCTTCACCGTGCGGGTGGGGGCCGCCACGGATGGCGGACCGGAGGACTCCGGGTGCGGCTGCACCTCGGGCTTCGCGGGGGATGCGCCCTGGCTGCTGCTGGGGGCGCTCGCCCCGCTCATGGCACGCCGCCGCCGCGCCTGCCCATGGACGCTCCGTCCCGCTCCACCAGCCACCGCGCGAACTGCGCGTACACCGACTGGTGCTGCCACCGGCCGAACACCGCGTCGCGCTCGGAGGGCGACAGCGCGGAGAGCGGGCTCGTTCCGCCCTCCGGAATGAAGACGTTCCACACCGACGACCAGGCGTCCGG
The sequence above is drawn from the Archangium gephyra genome and encodes:
- a CDS encoding PrsW family intramembrane metalloprotease, whose translation is MSTPLMLGGSAVVPSLLLLWYVYARDRNPEPRGLLLKTFLLGAAICVPVVPVAMWLESLGRAWETGVWSTALVRAFLGAAIPEELFKYLVLRRYVWNKPAFDEPLDGVVYGTTASLGFATLENILYVGDGGLGVAVLRALTAVPQHAFTGVIMGAFLGRARFAADEAQRFGLLAAGLGWAILLHGAYDTFLMTETGFALLALPALLTSVGWGRGLYKGLQREQILLGTSLVTRRFRVEERLLVEEPAQLAVEGMGTPTISAELGVAQVRLSTHPPREPERTFFSWLKLGLGGIGLSACGLAWLFAAALLLGEPVGSEVAVPVLIVCAIPTALFLLLFRSGLRGPFETQLA
- a CDS encoding protein kinase domain-containing protein, translated to MPENSPPPDSALDGGDNTVIRPSASSPQEPSSGPLFAGRYALVRMLGRGGMGTVYQARDSLVGDVVALKTLELGKDAGPDALERFTREVRLARRITHPHVARMHDLGTHEGQAFLTMEFVEGEDLRALLARERPLAASRAARIALAICEGLAAAHAAGVVHRDLKPANILIESGGRVVLTDFGIARAVAGEAASRTMGTVGTPMYMAPEQVSGDPVDARADLYAVGLLLYELLTGEVPFSGDTPWAAAMARLRHAPPDLRQRATIPPPLAELVHRCLGRAPEERPASALEVAGALRDWLVSVGEPTLSGPPTLGPVTGGHTPAPLTSTSATRNTPRTTTPVPKQGVALLPLRFQGPRESEYLGDSLTEALIDQLSRVRGLRVPGTGVTARFRNERDPRTVGRELGVELVVEGTVQSAGPSVRVSVRLLEAQSGTQVWSGRFEYASTDAFELTDRLVPRIAEELRCEAVLSAWRTSVPPEAVALYRQADSLLHGAFRGGHDGGPLALLESCLELAPDFLPAVALHAIASLRAMFMGVKDAQRDAAAIARASVDRALRLAPEQAVTHLARAMLAAQSGDWRTAVTSLRTALDIAPCHAPTLQYLGSLQCEAGRADEGLVRLRLAYDLSPTLVSSLFELARCSALRGQMEDYRWAMDRLTASPLLRTAAESLRVRVAGWTRDVEELRRTKAEVAADPDYIATMVGRYASAVLGEIDALELLPMFEEALSQTNSPRFASLLCQLATEVLGLCGKTEVALGYFRRAAETALIDLEWIDRCPALVPLRSLPGFAEGRRLVRARIEAIWHA
- a CDS encoding TIGR02265 family protein — protein: MDTPVPAQPLQLGTDEELKWRLSLISPDDLMRGLFHNSLLDLVRRLEGDEAVKQCLEVCGEARFLDFFNYAHHTYIKLLYASAQRLSDRFGGFERAMWEIGYEGGISFYASAAGKVLILMAQGDPRRLLSNIPTGMQTASKHVELKVTLTGPRSGVLVKHEVMPRQHTEGGLQAMCEVAKVKGAKVTSRALTPTDNEYEVTWE
- a CDS encoding alpha/beta hydrolase, translated to MSRRLLAVGLLCAGVGVGACYDLDPFLYSRTRVDHYTLPAEGETPEETVSPEQIEPVELVVDGQVRLGAAYVKSSQQPPRAYVLYFHGICCNLNQHISRPKGLANLGYDVLVFDYRGWGTSTNLEPTEPGLLADSQAALAWLSARAGVPADRILYYGRSFGTAVASQLAAHEPPAALVLESPFSSVQGLVRDSSNMDLPAGFFAKGSWDTEARVASLQGVPLLLLHGTADDFIRPEFSEHLYSVAHEPKQLVLVEGADHDSVPQRMGVDYARTLGAFLEGTRTRP
- a CDS encoding amidohydrolase; the encoded protein is MTDTCIRDCHALVPDASGSLTIARNQDILVRGGRIAELRPTGGPLEAGVTVLEGQRMLAMPGLINTHAHVPMVLFRGLAEDVPIERWFNEFIWPLESNLTEADVYWGAQLGLLEMIEGGVTTVADHYFHMDRVAQAVEEAGTRAHLGWAVFGSNGYKVLAETAAFAERWRGGAGGRITTCMAPHAPYTCDDGFLRASAGHANRLGIGIHIHAAEEMNQTNASLEKRGLTPIQVLKDTGVLGVPTLIAHGCGLLPQDIELLEKHRASVGIAHAPKTYLKLAMGMTPIRALRKAGIAVGLATDGAVSNNTLDIFESLRLMTMMQKHEAMDPEVLPIPEALDIATRGSAAALGMGDRIGKLAPGYQADLILVDTRGAHWQPPHNLAAGLVYSARASDVHTVMVEGRVLMRERRHLTLDKERILNEVASTMERMARRVPESRIQSYKP